Proteins encoded by one window of Phenylobacterium soli:
- the rplP gene encoding 50S ribosomal protein L16 codes for MLSPKKTKYRKQFKGRISGMAKGGSALNFGSYGLKSLQPERITARQIEAARRAITRQMKRQGRVWIRIFPDVPVTGKPAEVRMGSGKGSVEYWAARVEPGRIMFEVDGVPDDVAREALRLGAAKLPVRTKIVTRIDAGALEHA; via the coding sequence ATGCTGTCTCCGAAGAAGACCAAGTACCGCAAGCAGTTCAAGGGCCGCATCAGCGGCATGGCCAAGGGTGGCTCTGCCCTGAACTTCGGCTCCTACGGGCTGAAGTCGCTGCAGCCTGAGCGGATCACCGCGCGCCAGATCGAAGCGGCGCGTCGTGCGATCACCCGCCAGATGAAGCGCCAGGGCCGTGTCTGGATCCGCATCTTCCCGGACGTGCCGGTCACCGGCAAGCCGGCCGAAGTGCGGATGGGCTCGGGCAAGGGCTCGGTGGAATACTGGGCCGCTCGCGTCGAGCCGGGCCGGATCATGTTCGAAGTGGACGGCGTTCCGGACGACGTCGCCCGTGAAGCCCTGCGCCTCGGCGCGGCGAAGCTTCCGGTGCGCACCAAGATCGTCACGCGGATCGACGCCGGCGCTCTGGAGCACGCGTGA
- the rplD gene encoding 50S ribosomal protein L4, translated as MKLDVIKLDGGKGGSIELPDDIFGIEEIRADILQRCVTWQLAKRRAGTHKIQVRNEVSRTGKKMYKQKGTGGARHGSRRAAQFVGGAKAHGPVVRSHAFDLPKKVRALALKHALSSKAKAGSLIVLDGATVKDAKTAALRASLAKIGVTNALVIAGVEVDANLKLAARNIPNVDVLPNAGLNVYDVLRRQTLVLTKDAVDAIRARFQPEEAA; from the coding sequence ATGAAGCTCGACGTCATCAAGCTGGACGGCGGCAAGGGCGGCTCGATCGAGCTGCCGGACGATATCTTCGGCATCGAAGAGATCCGCGCCGACATCCTGCAGCGCTGCGTCACCTGGCAACTCGCCAAGCGCCGCGCCGGCACCCACAAGATCCAGGTCCGCAACGAGGTCTCTCGTACCGGCAAGAAGATGTACAAGCAGAAGGGCACCGGCGGCGCCCGTCACGGCTCGCGCCGGGCGGCCCAGTTCGTCGGCGGCGCCAAGGCCCACGGCCCGGTCGTGCGCAGCCACGCCTTCGACCTTCCCAAGAAGGTCCGGGCGCTGGCGCTGAAGCACGCGCTGTCGTCGAAGGCCAAGGCCGGCTCGCTGATCGTGCTGGACGGGGCGACCGTGAAGGACGCCAAGACCGCCGCTCTGCGCGCCTCGCTTGCCAAGATCGGCGTGACCAACGCCCTGGTGATCGCCGGGGTCGAGGTGGACGCCAACCTGAAGCTCGCCGCGCGCAACATCCCGAACGTGGACGTGCTGCCGAACGCGGGCCTGAACGTCTACGACGTGCTGCGCCGCCAGACCCTCGTCCTGACCAAGGACGCGGTCGACGCGATCCGCGCGCGCTTCCAGCCTGAGGAGGCTGCGTGA
- the rplV gene encoding 50S ribosomal protein L22 — MAKQAKERRYTAAEAVAKVRTLRTSPRKLNLVAQSIRGLKVQRALNELEFSHKRIAKDVRKALYSAISNAENNHNLDIDSLVVAEAYVGKNLVMKRFAARARGRASRIEKPFSEITIVVRELGEAA, encoded by the coding sequence ATGGCCAAGCAAGCCAAAGAGCGCCGGTACACGGCCGCCGAGGCGGTGGCCAAGGTGCGGACCCTCCGCACCAGCCCGCGCAAGCTCAACCTCGTCGCCCAGTCGATCCGCGGCCTGAAGGTCCAGCGGGCGCTGAACGAGCTCGAGTTCAGCCACAAGCGCATCGCGAAGGACGTTCGCAAGGCGCTCTACTCGGCGATCTCCAACGCCGAGAACAACCACAACCTCGACATCGACTCCCTGGTCGTCGCCGAGGCCTACGTGGGCAAGAACCTGGTGATGAAGCGCTTCGCCGCCCGTGCGCGCGGCCGCGCCTCTCGCATCGAAAAGCCGTTCAGCGAGATCACCATCGTGGTCCGCGAGCTGGGTGAGGCCGCCTGA
- the rplB gene encoding 50S ribosomal protein L2, producing MALKQFNPTSPGRRQLVLVDKSELHKGKPEKSLVEGLTKSGGRGGGGRVAVRFRGGGAKRLYRIVDFKRRKFDVAGKVERLEYDPNRSAFIALIRYADGEVAYILAPQRLKVGDEVIAAEKADVKPGNAMPLRAMPIGTIIHNIELKPLKGGQMARAAGAYAQLVGRDAGYAQIRLGSGELRMVQDSCMATVGAVSNPDHMNEVLGKAGRNRHKGKRPHVRGVAMNPVDHPHGGGEGKTSGGRHPVTPWGQPTKGRKTRTNKATDKFIIRSRHARKAR from the coding sequence ATGGCTCTGAAGCAGTTCAACCCGACTTCGCCGGGCCGGCGTCAGCTGGTCCTGGTCGACAAGTCCGAGCTCCACAAGGGCAAGCCGGAGAAGTCCCTCGTCGAGGGCCTGACCAAGTCCGGCGGCCGTGGCGGCGGCGGCCGGGTGGCCGTGCGCTTCCGTGGCGGCGGCGCCAAGCGCCTCTACCGGATCGTGGACTTCAAGCGTCGCAAGTTCGACGTCGCCGGCAAGGTCGAGCGTCTGGAGTACGACCCGAACCGCAGCGCCTTCATCGCCCTGATCCGCTACGCGGACGGGGAGGTGGCCTACATCCTGGCGCCGCAGCGCCTGAAGGTGGGCGACGAGGTGATCGCGGCCGAGAAGGCCGACGTGAAGCCCGGCAACGCCATGCCGCTGCGCGCCATGCCGATCGGCACCATCATCCACAACATCGAGCTCAAGCCGCTGAAGGGCGGCCAGATGGCTCGGGCCGCGGGCGCCTACGCCCAGCTGGTCGGCCGCGACGCCGGCTATGCCCAGATCCGTCTCGGCTCCGGCGAGCTGCGGATGGTGCAGGACAGCTGCATGGCCACCGTCGGCGCCGTGTCGAACCCGGACCACATGAACGAGGTCCTCGGCAAGGCCGGCCGCAATCGTCACAAGGGCAAGCGCCCGCACGTCCGCGGCGTCGCCATGAACCCCGTCGATCACCCGCACGGCGGCGGTGAAGGCAAGACCTCGGGCGGCCGTCACCCGGTCACCCCGTGGGGCCAGCCGACCAAGGGCCGCAAGACCCGCACCAACAAGGCGACGGACAAGTTCATCATCCGCTCGCGTCACGCCAGGAAGGCTCGCTAA
- the rpsJ gene encoding 30S ribosomal protein S10: protein MDRQNIRIRLKAFDHRVLDHSTREIVNTAKRTGATVRGPIPLPTRIEKFTVNRSPHIDKKSREQFEIRTHKRVLDIVDPTPQTVDALMKLDLSAGVDVEIKL, encoded by the coding sequence ATGGATCGTCAGAACATCCGCATCCGGCTCAAAGCCTTCGATCACCGCGTGCTGGACCATTCCACCCGCGAGATCGTGAACACGGCGAAGAGGACGGGCGCCACCGTGCGCGGGCCGATCCCGCTGCCCACTCGCATCGAGAAATTCACCGTCAACCGCTCGCCGCACATCGACAAGAAGTCGCGCGAGCAGTTCGAAATCCGCACGCACAAGCGCGTGCTCGATATCGTCGACCCCACCCCGCAGACCGTGGACGCGCTGATGAAGCTCGACCTGTCCGCCGGCGTGGACGTCGAGATCAAGCTCTAA
- the rpsS gene encoding 30S ribosomal protein S19, with the protein MTRSVWKGPFVDGYLLKKAEALQGSGRKDVIKTWSRRSTIMPQFVGLTFGVHNGQKHVPVLISEDMVGMKLGEFAPTRFFPGHAADKKAKRK; encoded by the coding sequence ATGACCCGCTCTGTCTGGAAAGGTCCGTTCGTCGACGGATACCTGCTCAAGAAGGCCGAGGCCCTCCAGGGCTCCGGCCGCAAGGACGTGATCAAGACCTGGTCGCGCCGCTCCACCATCATGCCGCAGTTCGTCGGTCTGACGTTCGGCGTCCACAACGGCCAGAAGCATGTGCCGGTCCTCATCTCCGAGGACATGGTCGGCATGAAGCTCGGCGAGTTCGCCCCGACCCGGTTCTTCCCGGGCCACGCGGCGGACAAGAAGGCCAAGAGGAAGTAA
- the rplC gene encoding 50S ribosomal protein L3, which produces MRTGVIAKKLGMTRFFDEAGSHVPVTVLSLEGCQVVGQRTSDKDGYVALQLGAGAKKAKNTSKAMRGHFAKAQVEPKRTVAEFRVSEDNLIDVGAEITADHFVPGQKVDITGLTVGKGFAGSMKRWNFGGMRATHGVSVSHRAHGSTGNRQDPGRTFPGKKMAGHLGQETVTTLNITVWRVDVERGLILVKGSVPGTEGTFVKIRDAVKSALPAEAPKPGAFRSSGEPTPAEAVGEEAPVEAAAAPETAAEETAAPEAAAPEAPEAGDQA; this is translated from the coding sequence ATGCGAACCGGCGTGATCGCCAAAAAGCTGGGCATGACGCGCTTCTTCGATGAAGCGGGCAGCCACGTTCCCGTCACCGTGCTCAGCCTCGAGGGCTGCCAGGTGGTGGGTCAGCGCACCTCCGACAAGGACGGCTATGTGGCCCTCCAGCTCGGCGCGGGCGCGAAGAAGGCCAAGAACACCTCCAAGGCCATGCGCGGCCACTTCGCCAAGGCTCAGGTCGAGCCGAAGCGGACCGTGGCGGAGTTCCGGGTTTCCGAAGACAACCTGATCGACGTGGGCGCGGAGATCACCGCCGACCACTTCGTCCCCGGTCAGAAGGTGGACATCACCGGCCTGACCGTCGGTAAGGGTTTCGCCGGCTCCATGAAGCGCTGGAACTTCGGCGGCATGCGCGCCACCCACGGCGTGTCGGTGTCGCACCGGGCGCACGGCTCCACGGGTAACCGTCAGGATCCGGGCCGCACCTTCCCGGGCAAGAAGATGGCCGGCCACCTCGGCCAGGAAACCGTCACCACCCTGAACATCACCGTCTGGCGCGTCGACGTCGAGCGCGGCCTGATCCTGGTCAAGGGCTCCGTGCCCGGCACCGAAGGCACGTTCGTGAAGATCCGCGACGCGGTGAAGTCGGCCCTGCCGGCCGAGGCCCCGAAGCCGGGCGCCTTCCGCTCCAGCGGCGAACCCACCCCGGCCGAGGCCGTGGGCGAGGAAGCCCCGGTGGAAGCCGCCGCCGCTCCGGAAACGGCCGCTGAAGAGACCGCCGCGCCGGAAGCCGCCGCTCCGGAAGCGCCCGAAGCTGGGGATCAAGCGTAA
- the rpsC gene encoding 30S ribosomal protein S3, with product MGQKVNPVGLRLGINRTWDSRWFADGAEYGKLLHEDIKVRRALKKRLYQAGVSRIVIERPHKKCRITIYAARPGVIIGKKGADIDKLRKDIAAMTAGEVHLNIVEVRKPETDAQLVAENIAQQLERRVAFRRAMKRALQSGMRLGAKGMRIEVGGRLGGAEIARSESYQEGRVPRHTLRADIDYGVTEASTTYGVIGVKVWVFKGEVLEHDPMALDKRLAGESGPAGEGGGRERGDRPERGPRRERRGADANA from the coding sequence ATGGGTCAGAAAGTCAATCCGGTCGGGCTCCGCCTCGGCATCAACCGCACCTGGGACAGCCGCTGGTTCGCCGACGGCGCCGAGTACGGCAAGCTGCTGCACGAGGACATCAAGGTCCGTCGCGCGCTGAAGAAGCGCCTCTATCAGGCCGGCGTGTCGCGGATCGTCATCGAGCGTCCGCACAAGAAGTGCCGCATCACCATCTATGCCGCGCGCCCCGGCGTGATCATCGGCAAGAAGGGCGCGGACATCGACAAGCTGCGCAAGGACATCGCCGCCATGACCGCGGGCGAAGTCCACCTGAACATCGTCGAGGTGCGCAAGCCCGAGACCGACGCCCAGCTGGTGGCCGAGAACATCGCCCAGCAGCTCGAGCGCCGCGTCGCCTTCCGCCGCGCCATGAAGCGCGCGCTGCAGAGCGGCATGCGCCTGGGCGCCAAGGGCATGCGCATCGAGGTCGGCGGCCGTCTGGGCGGCGCCGAAATCGCCCGTTCGGAGTCGTATCAGGAAGGCCGCGTTCCGCGTCACACGCTGCGCGCCGACATCGACTACGGCGTGACCGAGGCTTCCACCACCTACGGCGTCATCGGCGTCAAGGTGTGGGTCTTCAAGGGCGAAGTCCTCGAGCACGATCCGATGGCGCTCGACAAGCGCCTGGCCGGCGAAAGCGGCCCGGCGGGTGAGGGCGGCGGCCGCGAGCGCGGCGATCGTCCCGAGCGCGGGCCGCGCCGTGAGCGCCGTGGCGCTGACGCGAACGCTTAA
- a CDS encoding 50S ribosomal protein L23 — protein MADQPTARHYDAIVAPVITEKATLLSEQNKVVFQVAADATKDEIAAAVEALFKVNVTKVNTLNVKGKTKRFRGIVGRRSDVKKAVVTLAEGQSIDITTGL, from the coding sequence ATGGCCGATCAGCCCACCGCCCGTCACTACGACGCCATCGTCGCGCCGGTGATCACCGAAAAGGCCACCCTGCTCTCCGAGCAGAACAAGGTGGTCTTCCAGGTGGCCGCGGACGCCACGAAGGACGAGATCGCCGCCGCGGTCGAAGCGCTGTTCAAGGTCAATGTGACCAAGGTCAACACCCTCAACGTGAAGGGCAAGACCAAGCGCTTCCGCGGCATCGTCGGCCGTCGCTCCGACGTCAAGAAAGCTGTCGTGACCCTGGCCGAAGGCCAGTCGATCGACATCACCACGGGGCTCTGA